Proteins encoded by one window of Candidatus Zixiibacteriota bacterium:
- a CDS encoding NAD(+)/NADH kinase, producing the protein MRFGLIANVKRAGAREAIDDFVLWAEDTGNAVVLSDDLKELSGNGIEFCDRAHIATQVDILVSMGGDGTLLSSARAVRDSGTPLLGINLGSLGFLTQLTPQQLRPALDAICKGDYQVERRMVLRADTEGIGSLESPFALNDVVVNNGPVTRLIDINLCVNGENIVTYRADGLIISTPTGSTGYSLAVGGPIMYPRMEAMIAAPISSFALTTRPMILSPDDVLEVKIVTPDHRGGLALDGQVMLSLEGDSKVTITRADYHLKFIVFPENTFYKVLRNKLHWGHGPVGR; encoded by the coding sequence ATGCGTTTCGGACTTATCGCTAACGTGAAGCGCGCCGGGGCCAGGGAAGCTATCGATGATTTCGTTCTCTGGGCTGAAGATACGGGCAATGCGGTGGTGCTGTCTGATGATCTGAAGGAGTTATCGGGCAACGGCATAGAATTTTGCGACCGAGCCCATATCGCCACTCAGGTTGATATTCTGGTTTCGATGGGGGGGGATGGTACCCTGTTGTCGTCGGCGAGAGCCGTGCGCGACAGCGGGACACCGCTTCTGGGGATAAACCTGGGTTCGCTTGGTTTCTTGACGCAACTGACGCCTCAGCAATTGCGGCCGGCGCTCGATGCTATCTGCAAAGGTGACTATCAGGTGGAGCGTCGTATGGTCCTCCGGGCCGATACTGAGGGAATTGGATCGCTGGAGAGTCCGTTTGCCCTGAACGATGTTGTTGTAAACAATGGACCGGTCACCCGGCTGATTGATATAAACCTCTGCGTGAACGGTGAGAATATCGTTACTTACCGGGCGGATGGGCTGATAATCTCAACTCCGACCGGTTCGACCGGGTACTCGCTGGCCGTGGGCGGCCCGATTATGTACCCGAGGATGGAAGCCATGATTGCCGCGCCGATTTCTTCGTTTGCGTTGACGACGCGGCCGATGATATTGTCTCCCGATGATGTGCTGGAAGTGAAGATTGTGACGCCGGATCATCGCGGTGGGCTGGCTCTGGATGGTCAGGTGATGCTGTCGCTTGAAGGGGATTCCAAGGTCACGATCACGAGGGCGGATTATCATCTGAAGTTTATTGTCTTTCCTGAGAATACGTTCTATAAGGTATTGCGTAACAAGCTGCATTGGGGGCATGGGCCGGTGGGCCGGTAG
- the dxs gene encoding 1-deoxy-D-xylulose-5-phosphate synthase has protein sequence MKRLLNNHTPSDTKKLTVEELAELAEEVRQEIISSVSKTGGHLASSLGVVELTVALHYVFNLPADKIIWDVSHQTYGHKILTGRGDRMHTIRQYQGLAGFSKPDESPYDHYGAGHASTSISAALGFAAARDAAGKDFKVISVIGDGSLTGGLAFEGLNNAGHLKKDLLVVLNDNTWSISKNVGALSKYLTSIMADEKFNKLRKEVWDLTGRFKRRDKIRETIANIENSIKGLLVPGMLFQKLGFRYFGPIDGHDVPLLVKTLQDLKNLSGPLMLHIATVKGKGYQPAEGDALAYHGVGKFDKVTGEFAPKKDGRPAYTSVFGDVMLELAEKDKKVVAITAAMAPGTGLVPFSEKYPDRFFDVGIAEGHAGCFAAGLAAEKMKPYLVIYSTFMQRAYDQVIHDIALQKLPVVICMDRGGLVGNDGPTHHGAFDLSYLPAVPNLVVAAPKDGNELRSMLHYTVEHDLDGPVAIRYPREIVPTDMTEEIQAIVWGKWEAETTDADVVLLGVGTMYTTALEVAKVLEEKGVSTAVVNARFVKPLDYEVLDDAARQARGIFTIEENQLRGGFGQAVADYLLSNGFGGKFKALGLPDAFVTHGNREQLLADVRLDVDGIVEQIEQVLNQGDEGGGLLQKLLFRKNGHSRKGAEKVAGIAANHKQSG, from the coding sequence ATGAAACGTCTTCTGAACAATCACACTCCCAGCGATACGAAAAAACTAACGGTAGAAGAGCTCGCGGAGCTTGCCGAGGAAGTCCGGCAGGAGATTATTTCCTCCGTTTCAAAGACCGGCGGACACCTGGCATCCAGTCTCGGCGTGGTCGAGCTCACCGTGGCGCTTCACTATGTCTTCAACCTTCCTGCCGATAAAATTATCTGGGACGTTTCCCATCAGACTTATGGCCACAAGATTCTTACGGGCCGGGGAGACCGCATGCATACGATTCGTCAGTACCAGGGACTGGCCGGGTTTTCCAAACCGGACGAGTCGCCATACGACCATTACGGAGCCGGGCATGCTTCCACATCCATATCGGCCGCGCTTGGATTCGCCGCCGCCCGTGACGCCGCCGGTAAAGATTTCAAGGTCATTTCTGTCATAGGCGATGGTTCCCTGACAGGCGGATTGGCTTTTGAGGGGCTCAATAACGCCGGACATTTGAAGAAGGATCTTCTGGTCGTGCTCAATGATAATACCTGGTCAATCTCAAAAAATGTCGGTGCGCTTTCTAAATATCTGACGAGTATCATGGCCGACGAAAAGTTTAACAAGCTTCGCAAAGAGGTCTGGGACCTGACCGGCAGGTTCAAAAGACGCGATAAGATTCGCGAAACGATCGCGAATATAGAGAATTCCATCAAAGGTTTGCTGGTGCCGGGGATGTTGTTTCAGAAATTGGGCTTCAGGTATTTCGGGCCGATCGATGGTCACGATGTGCCTCTACTGGTGAAAACGCTTCAGGATCTCAAGAATCTCTCCGGTCCGCTCATGCTTCATATCGCCACCGTCAAAGGCAAAGGCTATCAGCCGGCCGAGGGCGATGCTCTGGCGTATCACGGAGTGGGAAAATTCGACAAGGTTACGGGTGAATTCGCTCCCAAGAAAGACGGTCGCCCGGCCTATACCTCGGTGTTCGGCGACGTGATGCTGGAACTTGCCGAAAAAGACAAAAAGGTGGTTGCCATAACGGCCGCCATGGCGCCCGGGACGGGGTTGGTGCCTTTCAGTGAAAAATATCCGGACAGGTTTTTCGATGTCGGTATTGCCGAGGGCCATGCGGGCTGTTTTGCCGCCGGTCTCGCTGCCGAAAAGATGAAACCGTATCTGGTTATTTACTCGACTTTCATGCAGCGGGCCTACGATCAGGTTATTCATGATATCGCTCTTCAGAAACTACCGGTGGTGATCTGCATGGATCGCGGAGGGCTGGTCGGAAATGACGGCCCCACCCATCATGGAGCCTTTGATCTGAGTTACCTTCCGGCAGTCCCCAATCTTGTGGTGGCCGCGCCGAAAGACGGCAATGAGTTGCGATCGATGCTTCATTATACGGTGGAACATGATTTGGATGGTCCGGTGGCGATTCGCTACCCCCGCGAGATAGTGCCCACCGACATGACCGAAGAGATTCAGGCTATCGTGTGGGGTAAATGGGAGGCTGAGACCACTGATGCCGATGTGGTGTTGCTGGGCGTGGGGACGATGTACACCACGGCGCTCGAGGTGGCCAAAGTGCTGGAAGAAAAAGGGGTGTCGACGGCTGTTGTCAATGCCCGGTTCGTGAAGCCGCTTGATTATGAAGTGCTTGATGACGCGGCGCGGCAGGCCAGAGGGATATTCACAATTGAAGAGAACCAACTTCGTGGAGGATTCGGGCAGGCGGTGGCCGATTATCTGTTGTCGAATGGGTTTGGCGGTAAATTCAAGGCGCTGGGATTGCCGGATGCCTTTGTCACGCATGGTAATCGGGAACAGTTGTTAGCCGATGTCAGGCTTGATGTCGATGGAATAGTCGAGCAGATTGAGCAGGTCTTAAATCAGGGTGATGAGGGCGGTGGGCTTCTGCAGAAACTTCTTTTCCGCAAGAACGGTCATTCGCGAAAGGGTGCGGAGAAAGTCGCGGGAATCGCCGCAAACCACAAACAGTCGGGTTAA